The genomic interval AAAGACTCATCTTTAGTTTCACTTCCTTTATCTTCAGTTGTTAATTTAACACCTTGGTATCCAATATTACGTCCTGCTGCAGGACTTGTTAATTGAGGAACATATCTATAATCGAAATTTGTACCAGCATCTGCAAAATCTACACCATATTGTGCACCTCCACCATTTGTACTATTTCCCCAACCCCAATATTCTTTAAGAGGTTCGCTAACAAAACTTGTTAGACGATAATCTCTGTTCTGAAATTCTGAAATCATTTCATCATAGCCTTCAAAAACTGATGAGTGTTGTACAGGTAAACCATCTGAACACAAATACATATCCATTAATTTACGTGAAGGTGTATGTTTTTTAGAATGTGTTAAGTTTTGATTTATTCTTCTTAATGGGTTGTCATAAACCGTTTGAATAATAAACTCTCTATTATTTGCTTTAGATAATCCAGCAGGGTTAGAGCCATCATCTTCTAAACTAAATAGATAAAATAAATTTCTATCTCCAAATTCTGCACGATGATCCCATAATTGGTAAGCTGCACTATTAATAACTGCTAAAGATTGTTGTTTTGCTTCTGTTAACATTTCTTCTACACTAGGATATCCTGCAGGTTTATTAGATCCTGCTCCTACGTTAAGTCCATCACCGTCTGTTGCTGTTCCTACGTATTTTTCCCAAGTAGCTTCATATAATAAAATACGAGCTTTAAAAGATTTAGCAGCTTCTGTAGAAAGTTTCCCTTTTTCAGAATCTGGAATTGTGTTTTCTGAAGGTAAACCTGCAATGGCTACATCTAAATCAATAAATATTTGATTAACTACTTCGTAGCGACTATTTCTTGGAGCGAGTAATTCTTCTGAATCTACGTCTAAAGAACGAGTAACTATTGGTACACCACCAAAACGTAATAATAATTTATAATGATTCCAAGCTCTAAAGAAATGAGCTGTTGCTACATAGCTTGTTATTTCAGATTGATTTCCGTCATATTCTGCAGCTTTTTCTATCAGTTGATTGGCTTCTCTCATTTGATCATAATTATTATTCCAAATTCCGTCAGAAGTAGGAATAGAAGTTTGACCTTGACCGTAAGAAGGCGAAATTTCTAGATTTCCAGATAAATCTGAAGATTGGTCTCCATCATCATAACCGAATGATTGACGATAAAAATAATTGGCAGCTAATTCAAACTGTTCCGGAGTTGTAAAATAAACAGCTTCTGTAACAGAATCTAGTGGCTCTTGGTCTAGATATTCTGAGCATCCTGCAAACATGAATGCCGTTACAATGGCTGTTAGACCTATTTTTTTTATTTTATATTGTATGTTTTTCATATTCTTTAAATTAAAAATTAGTAATTAAAATCCGATTTCAAGTCCAAAAATCAATGCTGATGTAAAAGGGACCATACTTCCTTGTCTTGTTCCTTCACCAAACTCCGGATCTAATCCATCTTTTATATTAGAAATTGTAAACAAATCGTTACCAGTTATAGATAAACGAATTTTATCCATTCCAAATTTTTCTAACACGTCTTGTGGTAATCCATATCCAATAGATATTGCTTTGGCTCTTAAATATGCAGCCTTAATAACATTAACATCATTTAAATTTCCATAATTCCATGTTTTTCTAGATCCGTTAAGAAAAGCTGCAGGGTATTCGGCATTTTGATTATCTGGTGTCCAGGTTTTATCTGTAAAAATCGGGTTTTGATTGGTCCACCATTGCATAAATGGATAAGAAAGAGAACCTGTTCTAACAATATTTATGTCTGCAACTCCTTGAAAGAAAGCACTAAAATCGAAGTTTTTATAAGTGAATCCTAAATTAATACCAAAACTTTTATGAGGATTTGCATCGCCTACGTAAACTAAATCGTCTTCATTAATTATACCATCTTCATTAACATCTACACGGTTTACGGTTCCTGGTACTAAACGATCTGCACTTCTGTAATTAGGCAACTTTGTTTTGTTTTTCATGTCTGTTTGGTCTGAAGAATCTGTAAAACCATATTGGTTATAATAATCTAATACTTGACTCTCTGTAGATAATATACCATCTGTTTTATATGCATATATTGCATTTAATGGTTTTCCTTCTACAATACTATTTTTACCTAAACCAATGGTTGTTTTTCCTTCCATTTTGGTAACTTCACCTTCATTATCCCAAAAAGCAAGACCAACACGGTATGTAAAATCATCTCCAATACGATCTCTCCAGTTTAAAGATAATTCATAACCCTTAGTTTTAAAATTACCACTATTTGTTTTTGGAGCCGTAGCACCTATTATTTCTGGATATGTAATATTAACTAACATATCATCATTTTTACGAATAAAATACTCTGCACTACCTGATAATCTATTATCTAATAGCCCAAAATCTACAGCAATATTACTTGTAGATACACGCTCCCAAGTACGGTTTAAAGATGTCATTCCGCTAATATTAGAGGTTGATGTTAATTGTGGCGTATTACCAAACAATACAGTACCATTACCAATACTAGAATAATAATCGTAAGCACCAATACCTGTTACAGAACCTGTTTCTCCGTATGATGCACGTAATTTTAATAAGTTAATTTTACTATCATCCATAAATGACATTTCAGAGAATACAATACCTGTAGAGGCTCCAAAGAAGTTTTTCCATCTATAGTCTGGGTGTAAACGAGAAGAACCATCTCTACGACCTAACGCTTCTAATAAATAAGTTTCTTTGTAATTGTAATTTATTTTCCCTAAATAAGATACCAAACCAAC from Polaribacter sejongensis carries:
- a CDS encoding RagB/SusD family nutrient uptake outer membrane protein codes for the protein MKNIQYKIKKIGLTAIVTAFMFAGCSEYLDQEPLDSVTEAVYFTTPEQFELAANYFYRQSFGYDDGDQSSDLSGNLEISPSYGQGQTSIPTSDGIWNNNYDQMREANQLIEKAAEYDGNQSEITSYVATAHFFRAWNHYKLLLRFGGVPIVTRSLDVDSEELLAPRNSRYEVVNQIFIDLDVAIAGLPSENTIPDSEKGKLSTEAAKSFKARILLYEATWEKYVGTATDGDGLNVGAGSNKPAGYPSVEEMLTEAKQQSLAVINSAAYQLWDHRAEFGDRNLFYLFSLEDDGSNPAGLSKANNREFIIQTVYDNPLRRINQNLTHSKKHTPSRKLMDMYLCSDGLPVQHSSVFEGYDEMISEFQNRDYRLTSFVSEPLKEYWGWGNSTNGGGAQYGVDFADAGTNFDYRYVPQLTSPAAGRNIGYQGVKLTTEDKGSETKDESFNYPHLRYAEVLLTYAEASVELGGGAISDSDLDISINKIRERSNVAPLTNALITPYADLNMLGEIRRERAIELFGENQRFNDLKRWGIAEEELSHAVSTTYVIGTEFETAVDPKNPSSTIYNPSAFSYGTTTTEQSVSSYAGIATTKPGALILDISGNRNFSISNYIDPIPSVQIDQNPELLQNPGW